In Pectobacterium aroidearum, the following are encoded in one genomic region:
- the kdgT gene encoding 2-keto-3-deoxygluconate transporter — translation MKIKQAIDKIPGGLMLVPLFLGALCNTFTPGAGKYLGSFSNGLITGTIPILAVWFFCMGASIELKATGTMLKKSGVLVITKLATAWVVALIVGTFLPGDGIQNGLLAGISVLALVAAMDMTNGGLYAALMNQYGSKEEAGAFVLMSLESGPLMTMVILGASGIATFEPQLFVGAVLPFLIGFTLGNLDPDLRKLFGNSVQTLIPFFAFALGNTINLAVILQTGFAGIFLGVLVIVVTGIPLIIADKFIGGGNGTAGVAASSSAGAAVATPLLIANMAPEFAPVAQQATALVATSVIVTSVLVPVITALWAKRFSPKHA, via the coding sequence ATGAAAATCAAACAAGCTATTGATAAAATCCCAGGGGGATTAATGCTGGTGCCGCTCTTTTTGGGCGCACTCTGTAATACCTTTACGCCAGGCGCGGGGAAATATTTAGGGTCTTTCAGCAACGGCCTGATTACCGGCACGATCCCCATTCTGGCGGTCTGGTTTTTCTGTATGGGCGCGTCCATTGAACTTAAAGCAACGGGAACAATGTTGAAAAAATCAGGCGTTCTGGTGATAACCAAACTCGCCACCGCCTGGGTTGTCGCGCTGATCGTAGGCACGTTCCTGCCGGGGGATGGCATCCAAAACGGCTTGCTGGCCGGGATCTCCGTGTTGGCGCTGGTCGCGGCAATGGACATGACAAACGGTGGTTTGTATGCCGCATTGATGAACCAATACGGTTCGAAAGAAGAAGCAGGCGCGTTCGTGCTGATGTCTCTGGAATCCGGCCCGTTAATGACTATGGTTATTCTGGGGGCCAGCGGTATCGCGACCTTTGAACCTCAGCTATTTGTCGGTGCCGTCCTGCCTTTCCTGATTGGCTTTACGCTAGGTAACCTGGACCCGGATCTGAGAAAACTGTTCGGTAACTCAGTACAAACTCTGATTCCTTTCTTTGCCTTTGCGTTGGGTAATACCATTAATTTAGCGGTGATCCTCCAAACAGGCTTCGCAGGAATCTTCCTCGGCGTATTGGTGATTGTTGTCACCGGCATTCCATTGATTATCGCCGATAAATTTATCGGCGGCGGTAATGGTACCGCAGGTGTGGCCGCATCCAGCAGCGCGGGTGCCGCCGTCGCCACGCCTTTGCTCATCGCGAATATGGCGCCGGAATTCGCACCGGTCGCTCAACAGGCGACAGCGTTAGTCGCAACCAGCGTCATCGTGACGTCAGTATTGGTGCCCGTCATCACGGCATTATGGGCAAAACGCTTTTCACCTAAACACGCATAA
- a CDS encoding IclR family transcriptional regulator → MNIFQQLEHSKAPAAVRLVMVLDYIAKRDEASFTEICTDLSIPKSSVHHLLEVLVVTQLLRQRADGRYVLGLRLFELGGLVIKNIDLRKDTINFMHELVKETELTCHLGILDGDNGFFLSKVESPKAIVKTSWEGKKIVFNRMSLGKVLLAWLPQERIESLIADCTFEYLTPRTITNKEAFLQHLKIVKEQGWAIDDGEDIEEICCMAAPIFNQNGEVIAAIGVNGMQSQYANGKKEKHLASLIKTSKAITAHINSRNIDIR, encoded by the coding sequence ATGAATATATTCCAACAGCTCGAACACAGTAAAGCGCCTGCAGCCGTCCGTTTAGTGATGGTTCTTGACTACATAGCCAAACGCGACGAAGCCAGCTTCACTGAGATCTGTACTGATTTATCTATCCCGAAAAGCAGCGTACATCATCTATTGGAAGTGCTGGTGGTCACGCAACTGCTGCGTCAGCGTGCCGACGGGCGTTATGTTTTAGGATTGAGACTGTTTGAGTTGGGCGGTTTGGTCATAAAGAATATCGATCTGCGTAAAGACACCATTAACTTTATGCATGAATTAGTTAAAGAGACGGAATTAACCTGCCATCTCGGTATTTTGGACGGCGATAACGGTTTCTTCCTGAGTAAAGTGGAATCTCCCAAGGCTATTGTAAAAACATCCTGGGAAGGTAAGAAAATTGTTTTTAACCGTATGTCTCTGGGAAAAGTGTTATTAGCCTGGCTGCCACAGGAAAGAATTGAATCGCTCATTGCCGATTGTACCTTCGAGTATCTGACACCCCGGACGATTACCAATAAAGAAGCGTTCCTACAGCACCTGAAAATCGTCAAAGAACAGGGCTGGGCCATAGATGACGGCGAAGATATAGAAGAAATCTGCTGCATGGCCGCGCCGATTTTTAATCAAAACGGTGAAGTGATTGCCGCCATCGGCGTTAACGGTATGCAATCACAATATGCGAATGGAAAAAAAGAGAAGCATCTGGCAAGCCTGATTAAAACCAGCAAAGCAATTACCGCTCATATTAATAGCCGGAATATTGATATCAGATAA
- a CDS encoding Tex family protein: MNDSLSHIIASELQARTEQVDAAVRLLDEGNTVPFIARYRKEVTGGLDDTQLRQLETRLGYLRELEDRRQTILKSIDEQGKLTPQLATAINGTLSKTELEDLYLPYKPKRRTRGQIAIEAGLEPLADGLWQDPSQDPELTAQAYVDAEKGVADVKAALDGARYILMERFAEDATLLAKVRNYLWKNAHLVSRVVEGKEEEGAKFRDYFDHHEPIAQVPSHRALAMFRGRNEGVLQLALNADPQHEEAPRESYCEQIIIDHLNLRLGNAAADSWRRAVISWTWRIKVLLHLETELMGSVREKAEDEAINVFARNMHDLLMAAPAGMRATMGLDPGLRTGVKVAVVDATGKLVATDTIYPHTGQAAKAATSVAALCRKYQVELVAIGNGTASRETERFFLDTQKQFPDINAQKVIVSEAGASVYSASELAALEFPDLDVSLRGAVSIARRLQDPLAELVKIDPKSIGVGQYQHDVSQSLLAKKLDAVVEDCVNAVGVDLNTASVALLTRVAGLTRMMAQNIVTWRDENGRFHNREQLLKVSRLGPKAFEQCAGFLRINHGDNPLDASTVHPEAYPVVERILAATEQALQALMGNPNALRNLKPADFTDERFGVPTVTDIIKELEKPGRDPRPEFKTASFAEGVETLNDLLPGMILEGAVTNVTNFGAFVDIGVHQDGLVHISSLADHFVDDPHKVVKAGDIVKVKVMEVDLQRKRIALTMRLDEQPGETSSRRGGGTARGDNNASPRQSTGKSRPRPANTPATGNSAMGDALAAAFKKR; encoded by the coding sequence ATGAATGATTCATTAAGCCACATCATCGCCAGCGAATTGCAGGCGCGTACGGAGCAGGTGGACGCCGCAGTCCGTCTGCTGGATGAAGGAAATACCGTCCCTTTTATCGCCCGTTACCGTAAAGAAGTGACCGGCGGGCTGGATGACACCCAGTTGCGCCAACTCGAAACGCGCCTCGGCTACCTGCGTGAACTGGAAGATCGACGCCAGACTATTCTGAAATCCATCGACGAGCAGGGAAAATTAACCCCACAGCTCGCGACTGCCATTAACGGCACGCTGAGCAAAACCGAGCTGGAAGATCTCTATCTGCCGTATAAACCGAAGCGCCGCACGCGTGGACAAATCGCGATTGAAGCCGGTCTGGAACCGCTGGCCGACGGCCTGTGGCAAGACCCGAGCCAGGATCCGGAGCTGACGGCACAGGCTTATGTCGATGCCGAGAAAGGCGTGGCAGACGTGAAAGCTGCACTGGATGGCGCACGTTACATCCTGATGGAGCGCTTTGCCGAAGACGCGACGCTGCTGGCAAAAGTGCGTAATTATCTGTGGAAAAATGCGCATCTGGTTTCCCGCGTCGTGGAAGGGAAAGAAGAAGAAGGCGCGAAGTTCCGCGACTATTTCGATCATCACGAACCGATTGCTCAGGTGCCTTCACACCGCGCACTGGCCATGTTCCGTGGACGCAATGAAGGCGTGCTGCAACTGGCGCTGAACGCCGATCCGCAACATGAAGAAGCGCCGCGTGAGAGCTACTGCGAACAGATTATTATCGACCACCTGAACCTGCGCTTGGGTAATGCGGCAGCGGACAGCTGGCGGCGCGCCGTGATTAGCTGGACGTGGCGCATTAAAGTCCTGCTGCACCTTGAAACCGAACTGATGGGCAGCGTGCGTGAAAAAGCCGAAGACGAAGCGATCAACGTCTTTGCCCGCAACATGCACGACCTGCTGATGGCCGCGCCGGCGGGCATGCGCGCCACGATGGGTCTCGATCCTGGCCTGCGTACTGGCGTAAAAGTTGCGGTGGTGGATGCCACTGGCAAGCTGGTCGCGACCGACACGATTTATCCACATACCGGTCAGGCGGCTAAAGCGGCGACGTCAGTGGCCGCGCTGTGCCGCAAATATCAGGTTGAGCTGGTGGCTATTGGCAACGGAACCGCCTCACGTGAAACCGAGCGTTTCTTCCTCGATACGCAGAAACAGTTCCCGGATATCAACGCACAGAAAGTGATCGTCAGTGAAGCAGGCGCGTCGGTGTACTCCGCGTCCGAGCTGGCTGCGCTGGAATTCCCCGATTTGGATGTGTCGCTGCGCGGTGCCGTGTCCATCGCCCGTCGTTTGCAGGATCCGCTAGCGGAGCTGGTGAAGATCGATCCGAAATCCATCGGCGTTGGTCAGTATCAGCATGACGTGAGCCAAAGCCTGCTGGCGAAGAAACTGGATGCAGTGGTCGAAGACTGCGTAAACGCCGTCGGCGTTGATCTGAACACCGCCTCCGTCGCGCTGCTGACACGTGTTGCAGGGCTGACGCGTATGATGGCGCAAAATATTGTGACCTGGCGTGATGAGAACGGCCGCTTCCACAACCGTGAACAGTTGCTGAAAGTCAGCCGTCTGGGGCCAAAAGCCTTTGAGCAATGCGCGGGCTTCCTGCGTATTAACCACGGTGATAACCCGCTGGATGCCTCAACCGTTCACCCGGAAGCCTATCCGGTCGTAGAACGCATTCTGGCCGCGACCGAACAGGCATTGCAGGCGCTGATGGGGAATCCAAACGCGCTGCGTAACCTGAAACCGGCAGATTTCACCGATGAGCGTTTCGGCGTACCGACGGTGACCGACATCATCAAAGAGCTGGAGAAACCAGGCCGCGATCCGCGCCCTGAGTTCAAAACCGCCAGCTTCGCCGAGGGCGTCGAAACCTTAAACGATCTGCTGCCGGGTATGATTCTGGAAGGTGCGGTCACCAACGTCACCAACTTTGGCGCGTTTGTGGATATCGGCGTTCATCAGGACGGGTTGGTACACATTTCATCACTGGCCGATCATTTCGTTGATGACCCGCACAAGGTCGTGAAAGCGGGCGACATCGTGAAAGTGAAAGTGATGGAAGTGGACCTGCAACGCAAGCGCATCGCGCTGACCATGCGCCTTGATGAGCAACCGGGTGAGACGTCATCACGCCGTGGCGGTGGCACAGCTCGCGGTGATAACAACGCCTCACCGCGTCAGTCGACAGGCAAATCACGTCCTCGTCCAGCGAATACACCGGCTACAGGTAATAGCGCGATGGGTGATGCGTTAGCCGCCGCCTTTAAAAAACGTTAA
- a CDS encoding citrate synthase, protein MTVRTSTLTAEGQASITLEMRSGVLGKTAVDIRPLGEHGLCSYDPGFANTAGCESAITYIDAVNSVLLHRGFPVEQLAEQCDFTEVCYILLHGEAPSAEAYAKFADNITRHTLVHEQISRMFSGFRRDSHPMALMCAVVGALAAFYHDVLDIHNAEHRELAAVRLLSKMPTLAAMCYKYSIEQPSVYPRNSLSYTGNFLHMLFSIPAEKYEVNPVLERAMNRILILHADHGQCPSTMAVRASGSSGANPFACIAAGLASMWGPLHGGANEACMRMLEEIKTVDRVPEFVRRAKDRCDSFRLMGFGNSVYQHFDPRAAILRKTCYEVLNELGTEDSLLQVAMELEHIAMTDAYFLENKLYPSVDFYTSVILKAMGLPPSMFTVISTVGRTIGWIAHWDEMHKQEEISIYRPRQVYTGQPRRDYVSKKD, encoded by the coding sequence ATGACAGTCAGAACGTCCACGTTGACGGCAGAAGGGCAGGCGAGTATTACGCTGGAAATGCGTTCCGGCGTGCTGGGGAAAACGGCGGTGGATATCCGCCCACTCGGTGAACACGGGCTGTGTAGCTATGATCCCGGTTTTGCCAATACGGCAGGGTGTGAGTCGGCGATTACCTATATTGATGCGGTAAATAGTGTGCTGCTGCATCGGGGTTTCCCTGTCGAACAGCTTGCTGAACAGTGTGACTTTACTGAGGTCTGTTACATCCTGCTGCATGGCGAAGCGCCTTCGGCGGAGGCCTATGCGAAATTTGCCGACAACATTACCCGCCATACGCTGGTGCATGAGCAAATTTCCCGTATGTTCAGTGGCTTTCGTCGCGATTCTCACCCGATGGCGCTGATGTGTGCGGTGGTGGGCGCGCTGGCTGCGTTCTATCATGATGTATTGGATATCCATAATGCGGAGCACCGCGAGCTGGCGGCGGTGCGGCTGCTGTCGAAAATGCCGACGCTGGCGGCGATGTGCTACAAATATTCCATTGAGCAGCCGTCCGTCTATCCGCGTAATTCTCTCTCCTATACCGGCAACTTCCTGCACATGCTGTTTTCGATTCCGGCTGAAAAATATGAAGTGAATCCGGTGCTGGAACGGGCGATGAACCGTATCCTGATTCTGCATGCCGATCACGGTCAATGCCCGTCTACGATGGCGGTCAGAGCGTCTGGTTCTTCCGGTGCGAATCCATTTGCCTGTATTGCTGCCGGTCTGGCATCAATGTGGGGGCCGCTGCACGGTGGGGCGAACGAAGCCTGTATGCGCATGCTGGAAGAGATCAAAACGGTCGATCGGGTTCCAGAGTTCGTACGACGTGCGAAAGATCGCTGTGATTCGTTCCGTCTGATGGGATTCGGCAACTCTGTCTACCAGCATTTCGATCCCCGCGCGGCGATTCTGCGTAAAACCTGTTACGAAGTACTCAATGAACTTGGTACGGAAGACAGCCTGTTGCAGGTGGCGATGGAGCTGGAACATATCGCCATGACCGATGCCTATTTTCTGGAGAATAAACTCTACCCGAGCGTCGATTTTTATACGTCGGTTATTCTGAAAGCAATGGGGCTGCCACCGTCAATGTTTACGGTGATTTCCACCGTCGGTAGGACGATTGGTTGGATCGCGCATTGGGATGAGATGCACAAGCAGGAAGAGATCAGCATTTACCGTCCGCGCCAGGTTTATACCGGACAGCCGCGCCGTGATTACGTTTCCAAAAAAGACTGA
- a CDS encoding methyl-accepting chemotaxis protein — translation MNMLNRIKLGKMLGMGFSLVIIICLIVAFFGRLQLVGLGNDIDRLSGTTLANMLLIQEVKAGFDANARLIRNIAISTNSEQIRQEKQFVDEQIARNTANLKKLGQQLDTEGTSALLKQFQDTRPPYLAAFLKAMDLVQSTDPQLRLQGNAIILNEMQTAQNALFKVLDAMMASQQQDTNEIVSHAKHGAQSGSVIMLVLSLAATAMAAVVAWLITRTLKNQLGGEPLYATHIARQVADGDLAVDINIKPDDHSSLLATMHHMSNNLGDIVEQVRQSSEAIASGSSQIAAGSENLSQRTEEQAASLQQTAASMEQMSQAIRQNAHTVRSVTQLASQASETATKGGEAIGDMVITMKEISDSSHKIRDIISVIDGIAFQTNILALNAAVEAARAGEQGRGFAVVAGEVRSLAQRSASAAKEIAVLINTSVEKVEAGNRLVEDTGSTIDKLVHQARSVADLISEIGTTTQEQESGISQIHDAVNQLDQVTQQNATLVEESANAATSLREQSSHLVTLMNHFHLRGTPATRPAPTAKKVQPARLALAPVGNTQDNWEKF, via the coding sequence ATGAATATGCTGAACAGAATCAAACTCGGCAAGATGCTGGGTATGGGATTTTCTCTGGTTATCATCATCTGCCTGATAGTGGCATTCTTCGGACGACTCCAACTGGTTGGGCTGGGTAACGACATCGACCGCCTTTCCGGCACCACGCTAGCGAATATGTTATTGATTCAGGAAGTGAAAGCCGGTTTTGACGCCAATGCTCGCCTGATACGTAACATTGCAATCAGCACTAACTCTGAGCAAATCAGGCAGGAAAAGCAGTTCGTCGATGAGCAAATCGCCCGTAATACCGCCAACCTGAAAAAGCTGGGACAGCAGTTGGATACCGAAGGCACCAGCGCGCTGCTGAAACAGTTTCAGGATACTCGCCCGCCGTACCTTGCGGCCTTTTTGAAAGCGATGGATCTGGTGCAATCCACCGATCCACAACTGCGTCTACAGGGTAACGCGATTATTCTCAATGAGATGCAGACAGCACAAAACGCGCTGTTCAAAGTGCTGGACGCGATGATGGCCTCACAGCAACAGGATACCAACGAGATTGTCAGCCACGCCAAGCATGGCGCACAGTCCGGCAGCGTCATCATGCTGGTCCTCTCCCTTGCCGCTACCGCGATGGCCGCCGTCGTAGCCTGGCTGATTACCCGCACGTTGAAAAACCAACTGGGTGGCGAACCGCTCTACGCGACCCACATTGCCCGACAGGTGGCCGATGGCGATCTGGCAGTCGATATCAACATCAAGCCGGACGACCACAGCAGCCTGTTAGCCACCATGCATCACATGAGTAATAACCTCGGTGATATCGTCGAGCAAGTGCGACAGAGCAGCGAAGCCATCGCTTCCGGTTCCAGCCAAATCGCCGCTGGCAGCGAGAATCTCAGCCAACGTACAGAAGAACAAGCTGCCAGCTTGCAGCAAACAGCAGCGTCTATGGAGCAGATGAGCCAGGCGATTCGTCAAAATGCGCATACCGTACGTAGCGTCACTCAACTTGCCAGCCAGGCCAGCGAAACGGCGACCAAGGGCGGCGAGGCGATCGGCGATATGGTCATTACCATGAAAGAGATCTCCGACAGCTCACACAAAATCCGCGACATTATTAGCGTCATTGACGGCATCGCTTTCCAGACCAACATTCTGGCGCTGAATGCGGCAGTCGAAGCCGCACGCGCAGGTGAACAGGGCCGCGGCTTCGCCGTGGTCGCTGGAGAAGTACGTTCGCTGGCACAGCGTTCCGCGTCTGCCGCCAAAGAAATCGCGGTGCTGATCAACACCAGCGTCGAAAAAGTGGAAGCGGGCAACCGTCTGGTTGAAGACACCGGCAGCACCATTGATAAGCTGGTACATCAGGCACGCAGCGTGGCAGATTTAATCAGCGAGATCGGGACAACAACGCAGGAGCAGGAATCCGGCATTTCGCAAATTCATGATGCGGTGAACCAGCTCGATCAAGTCACTCAGCAGAACGCGACGCTGGTGGAAGAATCCGCCAATGCGGCAACCAGCCTGCGCGAACAGTCATCGCATCTGGTGACGCTCATGAACCATTTCCACCTGCGCGGCACGCCAGCAACACGTCCGGCACCGACGGCGAAGAAAGTACAACCGGCCCGTTTAGCACTCGCACCGGTCGGCAACACACAGGATAACTGGGAAAAATTCTAG
- a CDS encoding GNAT family N-acyltransferase, translating into MFSLDAILQDLAPHRHTPPWQKTVLRSLLFENEMQQFARRYPHLKGLDLVEQILDYFNFNCEMVEGDLENIPSQGPVVLVANHPIGSLDGLALLRTVASVRPDVRIVASQLLSYVAPLKNLFFSVDNFNNRTKRQQISAIQQHLEGDGAIIVFPAGEVSRASLQGIRDGHWHNGFIRMASKARAPVVPIHISGRNSALFYLSSMVYRPLSTLLLVREMFGQRDQTLKLRIGARIPYASWSQGEWNANDLAARFRRHVYRLGQGKPGCFSGEKPIALAEDRVQLKRALSACETLGTTPDGKVVYLYRRGEEDYVPLLRELGRLREIAFRAVGEGSGQRRDLDSYDDDYLHLILWDDRELEIVGAYRFVSTASLIAEKGKSGLYSHSLFQYGDEMDPILASGIELGRSFIQPKYWGKRGLDYLWLGIGAYLARYPEHRYLFGPVSLSGALPPHARDLLVAFYRLHFTPDQPLATSRRPYPASLPDVLKQFEGTDYQQDLTRLKSMLSNMGCAIPTLYKQYSELCEPGGVRFIDFGIDPDFNNCIDGLVLVDLQQLKESRYQRYIAPFISDKAS; encoded by the coding sequence ATGTTTAGCTTAGACGCCATTCTGCAAGATCTTGCCCCGCATCGCCATACGCCACCCTGGCAGAAAACGGTTTTACGTTCTCTGCTATTTGAAAATGAAATGCAGCAATTTGCGCGGCGTTACCCGCATTTGAAAGGATTGGATCTGGTCGAGCAGATTCTTGATTACTTCAACTTCAATTGTGAAATGGTCGAAGGGGATTTAGAAAATATCCCCAGCCAGGGACCGGTGGTGCTGGTTGCCAACCACCCGATTGGCTCACTGGACGGTCTGGCGTTATTACGCACCGTCGCCAGCGTCAGGCCCGATGTTCGCATCGTCGCCAGCCAGCTACTCTCTTATGTCGCCCCGCTCAAAAATCTGTTTTTTTCCGTCGATAACTTCAATAACCGCACCAAACGCCAACAAATCAGCGCCATCCAGCAGCATCTGGAAGGCGACGGCGCTATCATCGTCTTCCCGGCGGGTGAAGTTTCACGCGCCAGCCTGCAAGGCATTCGCGACGGCCACTGGCATAACGGTTTTATCCGCATGGCGAGCAAAGCCCGTGCGCCTGTGGTCCCCATTCATATCAGCGGGCGTAACAGCGCGCTGTTCTATCTCTCGTCCATGGTTTACCGCCCGCTGTCTACCCTTTTGCTGGTGAGAGAGATGTTTGGTCAGCGTGACCAAACGCTCAAATTGCGTATCGGTGCCAGAATTCCCTATGCATCCTGGAGTCAGGGCGAGTGGAACGCCAACGATCTGGCGGCTCGTTTCCGGCGTCATGTTTATCGGTTGGGACAAGGAAAGCCCGGCTGCTTTTCCGGTGAAAAACCCATTGCACTGGCCGAAGACCGCGTGCAGTTGAAGCGCGCACTGTCAGCATGCGAAACGCTGGGTACCACGCCGGATGGCAAAGTGGTCTATCTGTACCGTCGCGGTGAAGAGGATTACGTGCCGCTATTACGCGAACTTGGACGCCTGCGCGAAATCGCCTTCCGCGCCGTGGGCGAAGGCTCCGGCCAGCGCCGCGATCTGGACAGCTATGACGATGATTATCTGCATCTGATTCTGTGGGACGATCGCGAGCTGGAGATTGTTGGGGCGTATCGCTTTGTCTCGACGGCAAGCCTGATCGCCGAAAAAGGGAAAAGCGGCCTCTATAGTCACAGCCTGTTTCAGTACGGCGACGAAATGGATCCGATACTGGCATCAGGCATTGAGCTGGGACGCAGTTTCATTCAGCCCAAATACTGGGGTAAGCGCGGATTGGATTATCTCTGGCTAGGCATTGGTGCCTATCTGGCGCGTTACCCAGAACACCGCTATCTATTTGGCCCGGTGTCGCTTTCCGGTGCATTGCCGCCCCACGCACGCGATCTACTGGTGGCATTTTATCGTCTGCACTTCACGCCCGATCAGCCGCTGGCAACATCGCGCCGCCCCTATCCGGCCTCGCTGCCTGACGTGCTGAAACAGTTTGAAGGGACGGACTACCAGCAGGATCTCACGCGGTTGAAAAGCATGCTCAGTAACATGGGTTGCGCGATCCCCACACTCTACAAACAGTATTCGGAACTGTGTGAACCGGGAGGTGTGCGGTTTATCGACTTCGGCATCGACCCCGATTTCAATAACTGCATCGATGGTCTGGTGCTTGTCGACCTGCAACAGCTAAAAGAATCACGCTACCAGCGCTATATCGCCCCTTTTATCAGCGATAAAGCCTCTTGA
- the greB gene encoding transcription elongation factor GreB, with translation MKTNLITREGYDKLRAEHDHLWNVKRPEITKIVSWAASLGDRSENADYTYNKRLLRQIDRRVRYLRKCLTELKIVDYSPQQDGSVFFGAWVEIENEQGDVKRLRIVGPDEIYGDNKDYISIDSPMARAMLKKAVDEEFTVNTPDGPREWFVNSIDYVKS, from the coding sequence TTGAAAACCAATCTGATTACCCGTGAGGGGTATGACAAACTGCGGGCAGAGCACGATCATCTCTGGAATGTAAAGCGCCCTGAAATTACCAAGATTGTTTCCTGGGCGGCCAGCCTGGGGGATCGCTCGGAAAATGCAGACTACACCTATAACAAACGTTTATTACGCCAGATCGACAGGCGTGTACGCTACCTGAGAAAATGCCTGACGGAATTGAAGATCGTTGATTATTCGCCGCAGCAGGATGGCAGCGTATTTTTTGGTGCCTGGGTCGAGATCGAAAATGAGCAAGGGGATGTGAAGCGTTTGCGGATTGTCGGCCCGGACGAGATCTACGGTGACAATAAAGACTACATTTCGATCGATTCCCCGATGGCGCGCGCCATGCTGAAAAAAGCGGTTGATGAGGAATTTACCGTGAATACGCCGGACGGCCCGCGTGAGTGGTTCGTCAATTCGATTGATTACGTTAAGTCATAA